A window from Thunnus albacares chromosome 19, fThuAlb1.1, whole genome shotgun sequence encodes these proteins:
- the ptdss1b gene encoding phosphatidylserine synthase 1 has protein sequence MAAAAIPRAPRKDEANFKLHFRMINEQQVEDICIDSFYKPHTISLLTATVLSLMYFAFTRDDEQSDNNLRVGLLVVISFFLVISVLAFPNGPFTRPHPAIWRMVFGLSVIYFLFLVFLIFLNWDQVKTLMYWLDPNLRYAKREADVMEYAVNCTVITWERVLSHFDIFAFAHFAGWAMKALLIRSYGLCWTISITWELTELFFMHLLPNFAECWWDQVILDILLCNGGGIWLGMTVCRFLEMRTYRWASIKEIHTTTGKIKRAVLQFTPASWTYVRWFDPKSSFQRLAGIYLFMILWQLTELNTFFLKHIFVFQASHPLSWCRILLIGVITAPTVRQYYAYLTDTQCKRVGTQCWVFGAIAFLEALACMKFGHDLFSKTQIRYVLLWLLCLALITLLCLYGMVWYEQKKMKSFHVQSEDYDDSSVVDSGGFVPDGVADKRDSLRTSQPTKRRKASGRNRFVNGHGGKRQ, from the exons ATGGCAGCCGCAGCGATACCGCGAGCACCGCGGAAGGATGAAGCCAACTTTAAGCTACATTTCCGAATGATAAACGAGCAACAAGTGGAGGACATCTGCATCGACTCCTTCTACAAGCCACACACCATCTCCCTGCTGACAGCTACTGTGCTCAGCCTGATGTACTTTGCTTTTACCAG GGATGATGAGCAGTCAGACAACAACCTCCGAGTTGGTCTGCTGGTGGTTATTTCCTTCTTCTTGGTCATCAGTGTCCTGGCTTTTCCTAATG GACCTTTCACCAGGCCACATCCTGCAATTTGGCGAATGGTGTTTG GTCTCAGTGTAatctacttcctgtttcttgtcttcctcatcttcctcaaCTGGGACCAAGTGAAGACACTCATGTACTGGCTAGACCCAAATCTGCGCTATGCCAAGCGGGAAGCCGATGTCATG GAATACGCTGTGAACTGTACTGTGATAACATGGGAGCGCGTCCTGAGCCACTTCGACATCTTTGCATTCGCTCACTTTGCAGGCTGGGCCATGAAGGCTCTGCTGATCCGCAGCTACGGACTCTGTTGGACCATCAGCATCACGTGGGAACTCACTGAG CTGTTTTTCATGCACCTTCTGCCAAACTTTGCGGAGTGCTGGTGGGACCAGGTGATACTGGACATATTGTTGTGTAATGGAGGAGGCATCTGGCTGGGTATGACAGTGTGCCGCTTTTTGGAGATGAGGACCTACCGCTGGGCCAGTATCAA GGAGATCCACACCACTACAGGGAAGATAAAGCGAGCTGTGCTCCAGTTCACACCAGCCAGTTGGACTTACGTGCGCTGGTTTGACCCAAAGTCTTCTTTCCAGAGGCTGGCAGGCATCTACCTCTTCATGATCCTATGGCAG CTGACAGAGTTGAACACATTCTTCCTCAAGCACATCTTCGTCTTCCAGGCCTCTCACCCTCTCAGCTGGTGTCGTATCCTCCTTATCGGAGTCATCACTGCGCCCACTGTGCG acaGTACTACGCGTACCTGACAGACACTCAGTGCAAACGAGTTGGCACACAGTGTTGGGTGTTTGG AGCCATTGCTTTCCTGGAGGCTCTTGCTTGTATGAAATTTGGCCACGATTTGTTTTCCAAGACACAAATTCGCTACGTTCTCCTGTGGCTGCTCTGTCTG GCTCTCATTACGCTTCTGTGTTTATATGGGATGGTGTGgtatgagcaaaaaaaaatgaag agctttcaTGTGCAAAGTGAAGACTATGATGACAGCAGCGTCGTCGACTCCGGTGGTTTCGTCCCAGATGGTGTTGCAG ATAAGAGGGATTCCTTGAGAACTTCACAACCTACAAAACGGAGGAAAGCCTCTGGGAGGAACAGATTTGTGAATGGCCATGGAggaaaaagacaataa
- the mterf3 gene encoding transcription termination factor 3, mitochondrial, with the protein MASSSCAQLCLRCRSLLSSKTVTLTWQHSTQVRHCTAVTRVPNKILNRSSFISGNHTTTQARQIWKQQVCHYSDFTVKHLETEAKEDENTEELSRTDVVAYKSPLLQIRDAAPVTESQMSLDLDAAAELSALEEISDEEAVAICVPSAMPPASTSLRDYVDKSETLTKLVELGVNLWKLEQRPNVGSMLLRLDFNTDVAPRLLFLKDIGVEDSRLAYIITHNPFILTENLENLQSRVNYLKSKKFSSETVASMVSRAPYLLNFSVKRLDNRLGFYQQQLSLSVSNTRNIISRLPRLLCGSLEPVKENLKVCEIELGFKENEIQHIVTSVPKVLTINKRKLTQIFDFLHNTMKVPHHLIAKFPQVLNTKYLRVRERHLFLQYLGKDQYDPDQPNYISLDRLVSLPDETFCTELASATLEDFCLFQKTL; encoded by the exons ATGGCGTCTTCTTCCTGTGCACAGCTGTGTCTGAGATGCAGAAGTCTTCTTTCCTCCAAGACAGTGACTCTTACCTGGCAGCATTCCACTCAAGTTCGACATTGCACTGCAGTCACAAGGGTACCAAACAAAATCCTAAATAGATCTTCATTTATCAGTGGGAATCACACAACAACTCAGGCAAGACAAATATGGAAACAACAGGTTTGCCATTACAGTGACTTCACTGTTAAACATCTGGAAACTGAAGCCAAAGAAGACGAGAATACTGAAGAGTTATCAAGAACTGATGTTGTGGCATACAAGAGCCCGCTGCTGCAAATCAGAGATGCTGCACCAGTAACTGAAAGCCAGATGTCATTAG ATCTGGATGCTGCCGCTGAACTTTCTGCATTAGAGGAGATCAGCGATGAAGAGGCTGTTGCTATATGTGTTCCTTCTGCCATGCCTCCAGCCTCTACCTCGCTCAGAGACTATGTGGACAAGTCTGAGACCCTTACCAAACTGGTAGAGCTAG GTGTGAACCTGTGGAAGCTGGAACAAAGGCCCAATGTAGGCTCCATGCTGCTGAGGCTCGACTTCAATACAGATGTGGCTCCAAGGCTGTTGTTCCTCAAAGACATCGGGGTGGAGGACTCTCGCCTTGCTTATATCATCACACACAACCCCTTCATTCTCACTGAGAATTTGGAGAACCTACAGTCCAG GGTGAACTATCTCAAGTCAAAAAAGTTCAGCTCTGAGACTGTTGCATCCATGGTGTCCAGAGCTCCTTATCTGCTGAACTTCAGTGTGAAGAGGCTCGACAACAGACTTGGTTTCTATCAGCAGCAACTCAGCCTCAGTGTTTCTAAT aCCCGGAACATTATCTCTCGTCTGCCCAGATTACTGTGTGGCAGTTTGGAGCCTGTTAAAGAAAATCTGAAG GTGTGTGAAATAGAGCTCGGCTTTAAGGAAAATGAGATCCAGCACATAGTTACGTCTGTCCCGAAAGTGCTGACCATCAATAAGAGGAAGCTAACCCAAATATTTGACTTCCTCCACAACACCATGAAGGTGCCTCACCATCTGATCGCCAAGTTCCCACAG GTCCTCAATACGAAGTACTTGCGTGTGAGAGAGCGCCACCTGTTCCTGCAGTACCTCGGAAAGGATCAGTATGACCCAGATCAACCCAACTACATCTCCCTGGATCGCTTGGTGTCCTTGCCAGATGAGACTTTTTGCACTGAGTTGGCTTCGGCCACACTGGaagatttttgtttgttccaAAAGACACTTTGA